The following are encoded together in the Paludisphaera mucosa genome:
- a CDS encoding FHA domain-containing serine/threonine-protein kinase has protein sequence MRVILEVIKGPREGRSFVFDRHDTFIVGRSQFVHCPINDAALSRDHFLIEISPPRCELRDLDSTNGTFVNNERIDRARLASGDLIAAGQSLFRIVVEAASPSGAAPPPSSSLAIPSRSPIFCAGCGTPAPLNLTVNNVVGVGPNEPVEWWCSACRSEASSLPQPVPHYTTVRELGRGAMGVVYQARHNTSGRMVALKLIMPETATTRAAIDRFQREMSVISQLRHPNIVEWFEQGMSRGQFWFAMEFITGSNLEGLAKLDPGRYPTDQACRLACQILKGLEHAHRRGFVHRDIKPENVLIGQTPEGSVAKISDFGLAKSFRSVGLSGLTFSGEMRGTIPFMPPEQMTDFKTVRPQADLYATAATLYYLLTGKYIYDEPEGGGDLIKMLLEEHPIPILERRPDIPAGLAAVVGKCLARDPEERYPDATAMRRALKPFC, from the coding sequence ATGCGCGTGATCCTGGAAGTCATCAAGGGCCCTCGCGAGGGCCGGTCCTTCGTGTTCGACCGCCACGACACGTTCATCGTGGGCCGCTCGCAGTTCGTCCATTGCCCGATCAACGACGCGGCCCTCTCGCGCGACCATTTCCTGATCGAGATCAGCCCGCCCCGCTGCGAGCTGCGCGACCTCGACAGCACCAACGGCACCTTCGTCAACAACGAGCGGATCGATCGGGCGCGGCTCGCCTCGGGCGACCTGATCGCGGCGGGCCAGAGCCTCTTCCGGATCGTCGTGGAGGCGGCCTCGCCGTCCGGCGCCGCCCCGCCGCCGTCGTCGAGCCTGGCGATCCCTTCCCGATCGCCCATCTTCTGCGCCGGCTGCGGCACCCCGGCCCCGCTCAACCTCACGGTCAACAACGTGGTCGGCGTCGGGCCGAACGAGCCGGTCGAGTGGTGGTGCTCGGCCTGCCGGAGCGAGGCGTCGAGCCTCCCCCAGCCCGTCCCCCACTACACGACGGTCCGCGAGCTGGGCCGCGGCGCCATGGGGGTGGTCTACCAGGCGCGGCACAACACCAGCGGCCGGATGGTCGCCCTGAAGCTGATCATGCCCGAGACCGCCACCACCCGCGCGGCCATCGACCGATTCCAGCGCGAGATGTCGGTGATCAGCCAGCTCCGCCACCCCAACATCGTCGAGTGGTTCGAGCAGGGGATGTCGCGGGGCCAGTTCTGGTTCGCCATGGAGTTCATCACCGGGTCGAACCTGGAGGGCCTGGCCAAGCTCGACCCCGGCCGCTATCCCACCGACCAGGCCTGTCGGCTGGCCTGCCAGATCCTCAAGGGGCTCGAACACGCCCATCGCCGCGGGTTCGTCCATCGCGACATCAAGCCCGAGAACGTCCTGATCGGCCAGACGCCCGAGGGCTCGGTGGCCAAGATCTCCGACTTCGGCCTGGCCAAGAGCTTCCGCAGCGTGGGCCTCTCGGGCCTGACCTTCTCCGGCGAGATGCGCGGCACGATCCCGTTCATGCCCCCGGAGCAGATGACCGACTTCAAGACGGTCCGCCCCCAGGCCGACCTCTACGCGACCGCCGCCACGCTCTATTACCTGCTCACCGGCAAGTACATCTACGACGAGCCCGAGGGGGGCGGCGACCTGATCAAGATGCTCCTGGAGGAGCACCCCATCCCGATCCTGGAACGTCGCCCCGACATCCCCGCCGGCCTCGCCGCCGTGGTGGGCAAGTGCCTCGCCCGCGACCCCGAGGAACGCTACCCCGACGCCACGGCCATGCGTCGGGCCCTCAAGCCCTTCTGCTGA
- a CDS encoding DUF4394 domain-containing protein: MRMRHAIAAALAAACFSTVTGAVQAGPTGYVLGNGGTTLHTFDVASPGGAAAIQLTFGGVGASLDDIDFRPLTGRLYGYNDVRDAYFTVDVATGILTAASGPGVAATNSDKLGIDFNPVIDRLRTVSELGENIVYNPLTGGTTVATGLFYGAGDANAGATPQVVANAYTNSAAGAATTTQYVLDAGLDTLAILANNLGTLTTVGRVTYNGAFLDFGPDAGFDVFSGPGGVNIAYALLNVGNTSSLYTIDLSTATASLVGDLPGGFGTIQGLAIAPAAVPEPSAIVLAALAAGLVAPRLLRAGRARRASSAEVPTARA, from the coding sequence ATGCGCATGCGCCACGCGATCGCCGCGGCCCTGGCCGCCGCCTGCTTTTCGACCGTCACCGGAGCCGTCCAGGCGGGCCCGACGGGCTACGTGCTCGGCAACGGCGGCACGACCCTTCATACCTTCGACGTCGCCTCACCCGGCGGGGCGGCCGCGATCCAGCTGACCTTCGGAGGCGTGGGGGCGAGCCTGGACGACATCGACTTCCGCCCGCTCACCGGACGACTTTACGGCTACAACGACGTCCGCGACGCTTATTTCACGGTCGACGTGGCTACCGGAATTTTGACCGCGGCCAGCGGGCCCGGGGTGGCGGCGACGAACTCCGACAAGCTCGGGATCGACTTCAACCCGGTCATCGACCGGCTCCGTACGGTCTCCGAACTCGGCGAGAACATCGTGTACAACCCGCTGACCGGCGGGACCACCGTGGCGACCGGCCTCTTCTACGGTGCCGGCGACGCCAACGCGGGGGCGACGCCGCAGGTCGTGGCCAACGCCTACACCAACAGCGCGGCCGGGGCCGCGACGACGACCCAGTACGTGCTCGACGCCGGCCTCGATACGCTGGCGATCCTGGCCAACAACCTCGGGACGCTTACGACGGTCGGCCGGGTCACCTACAACGGCGCCTTCCTCGATTTCGGGCCCGACGCGGGGTTCGACGTCTTCAGCGGACCCGGGGGCGTCAACATCGCCTACGCCCTCCTCAACGTGGGCAACACCTCCTCGCTGTACACCATCGACCTGAGCACCGCGACGGCCTCGCTCGTCGGCGACCTTCCCGGCGGATTCGGCACGATCCAGGGGCTGGCCATCGCGCCCGCCGCCGTCCCCGAACCCTCCGCGATCGTGCTGGCCGCCCTCGCCGCCGGCCTCGTCGCGCCCAGGCTCCTTCGGGCTGGCCGGGCCCGCCGGGCCTCATCTGCCGAAGTCCCGACCGCACGCGCCTGA
- a CDS encoding DUF488 domain-containing protein, whose translation MSDATRPFFTIGYGGRPPEEFVGLLKAHGVKTVADVRLRPDRASMGAYTKAKAADKGIEKLLADAGIGYRSLPELGNVFLYLDDWTAPYGELIDRSGDLLTRRLVTLPGPFCLLCAEKRVAECHRGVIATHLVGRGAWRVEHIE comes from the coding sequence GTGAGCGACGCGACACGTCCCTTCTTCACGATCGGCTACGGCGGCAGGCCGCCGGAGGAGTTCGTCGGCCTGTTGAAGGCGCACGGCGTCAAGACGGTCGCCGACGTCCGGCTCCGTCCCGACCGGGCGAGCATGGGGGCCTACACGAAGGCGAAGGCGGCGGACAAGGGGATCGAGAAGCTGCTGGCGGACGCCGGGATCGGCTATCGCTCGCTGCCGGAGCTGGGGAACGTCTTCCTCTATTTGGACGACTGGACGGCCCCCTACGGCGAGCTGATCGACCGGTCCGGCGACCTGCTGACCCGTCGGCTCGTCACGCTGCCGGGGCCGTTCTGCCTGCTCTGCGCCGAGAAGCGCGTCGCCGAGTGCCACCGGGGGGTCATCGCCACGCACCTCGTCGGCCGAGGCGCGTGGCGGGTCGAGCACATCGAGTGA
- the phoU gene encoding phosphate signaling complex protein PhoU, protein MAPSRSQEGGAAAGGVPRHAFREQDAVWAELLAMGDSVVGSLEKSVKAVCEGRIDLIAEVKEEEEESDRKEVHIEEECLRILALFEPVASDLRRMATVLKVNRDWERIADLALRVARRVRKLGRKFPDIAVPDSLKTLARDVLRHVQSAHAALVEIDSRKAREVIAGDQPIDASYRAVRRQLKDQLAARADQLDGWLLLLNSARNLERIADHATGIAQTVVFLQEGKIIRHADPK, encoded by the coding sequence ATGGCGCCGAGCCGATCTCAGGAGGGGGGGGCCGCGGCGGGCGGCGTCCCTCGACACGCGTTCCGGGAGCAGGACGCGGTCTGGGCCGAGCTGCTGGCGATGGGCGATTCGGTCGTCGGGTCCCTCGAGAAGAGCGTGAAGGCCGTCTGCGAGGGCCGCATCGACCTCATCGCCGAGGTGAAGGAGGAAGAGGAGGAGTCGGACCGCAAGGAGGTCCACATCGAGGAGGAGTGCCTCCGCATCCTGGCCCTCTTCGAGCCCGTCGCCTCGGACCTGCGGCGGATGGCGACCGTCCTGAAGGTCAACCGCGACTGGGAGCGGATCGCCGACCTGGCCCTCCGCGTCGCCCGTCGGGTGCGCAAGCTGGGCCGCAAGTTCCCCGACATCGCCGTCCCCGACTCGCTGAAGACGCTCGCCCGCGACGTCCTCCGCCACGTCCAGTCGGCCCACGCCGCGCTCGTCGAGATCGACTCGCGGAAGGCCCGCGAGGTCATCGCCGGCGACCAGCCGATCGACGCGAGCTACCGGGCCGTGCGACGCCAGCTCAAGGACCAGCTCGCCGCCCGCGCCGACCAGCTCGACGGCTGGCTGCTGCTGCTGAACTCCGCCCGCAACCTCGAACGCATCGCCGACCACGCCACGGGCATCGCCCAGACCGTCGTCTTCCTCCAGGAAGGCAAGATCATCCGCCACGCCGATCCCAAGTGA